In the genome of Flexistipes sinusarabici DSM 4947, one region contains:
- the glnE gene encoding bifunctional [glutamate--ammonia ligase]-adenylyl-L-tyrosine phosphorylase/[glutamate--ammonia-ligase] adenylyltransferase encodes MDTSAVFTDEIKRNLGPKECENLEYLCSHSQLIAKFLLNYPGIIDYLYNNLHSERSVVSVLKSNVDLLNYAGRESDFLKSLRIMRMREYLLIAYKDLIEKTDVKDITANISSFASAALEAAYKKSYKDLTRLYGIPLTESNKECAFCIIGLGKLGGWELNFSSDVDIMFVYETEKGSTAGGSKGSLENHVFFVKLAEKIKYYISENTEDGIVYRVDLRLRPDGDKGAIALPLRSYELYYESYGQSWERMMLLKSLPVAGNLELGTRFFEVVKPFVFKKSIDYKLIDELSRIKSKINERVKYKKDHMNVKLGKGGIREIEFIIQVLQILNYSKYPDVFRRNSLEAIHALNEYNLLGKDEADSLSESYIFLRKLEHMAQIEKGLQTHRVPINSQGFDKFLERSGYTDKEDFLKDYNHYTGSVNRIFNDILKENEVNPVSIVFDEEMGNEDIAEYLESIGIKDAQECAGILAKIVSGRKSRPRSASETQILARLLSMVINEVKTTQNPLNTLGYFEKFFSTNNTIHFFFDIFCEMPKILSKITTIFSISPYLSNIIIKNSNILDYIYDPKNPFYKENELFETLYKSIKNVEDDEEYEYDIIRKKHQELLFNISYAYINKDINVIQFNRSLSKLAKATVKLAFIREEGRLSKRFGRPKNSEEEDCGYTVIGMGKLGSEEMSLGTDLDMIVLYEDDGETSSSNNISNKVYYSKLVQKVISFLSTITVFGQLYKIDMRLRPSGASGTLVTSLASFEDYQKRKAMTWEKQAMLRGSAFYYTKNSLKEHFEDVKKDVLFRTAISNDEVREIYDMRKRIEKEKGIPLSKNNIKAGYGGIIDIEFAVQMLQLVYGCKYEELRQTSTHNVLHALKSSGILKGRDYYALHNSYLFYRNLENLIRAYQNTSASRLPRDRDVLEHISLFFGFKDSGGEKLMKEYETVRKTVRAAFNRIFDKYL; translated from the coding sequence ATGGACACAAGTGCAGTATTTACCGATGAGATTAAACGAAATTTAGGACCCAAAGAGTGCGAAAATCTTGAATATCTTTGCAGCCATTCACAGTTAATTGCAAAATTTCTGCTCAATTACCCGGGCATAATCGATTATTTGTATAATAATCTCCATTCCGAACGCAGTGTGGTGAGTGTTCTTAAAAGCAATGTAGATTTATTAAATTATGCAGGCAGAGAATCAGATTTTCTGAAAAGCCTAAGAATTATGAGGATGCGCGAGTATTTATTGATTGCGTATAAAGATCTGATCGAAAAAACAGATGTTAAGGATATAACGGCAAACATATCCTCTTTTGCTTCGGCCGCTTTGGAAGCAGCCTATAAAAAATCTTACAAAGATTTAACCCGCCTGTATGGAATACCTCTTACCGAGAGCAATAAAGAATGCGCTTTTTGTATTATAGGACTTGGCAAACTGGGAGGCTGGGAGCTTAACTTTTCTTCAGATGTGGATATAATGTTTGTTTATGAAACGGAGAAGGGAAGTACAGCAGGCGGCAGTAAAGGGAGCCTGGAGAATCATGTATTTTTTGTGAAACTGGCTGAAAAAATAAAATATTATATTTCTGAAAACACAGAAGACGGAATAGTTTACCGTGTGGATTTGAGGCTCAGGCCGGACGGGGATAAAGGAGCCATTGCTCTGCCTTTGAGAAGCTACGAACTGTATTACGAATCTTACGGGCAGAGCTGGGAAAGGATGATGCTTCTTAAGTCTTTGCCGGTAGCCGGTAATCTGGAGCTTGGAACAAGATTTTTTGAGGTGGTGAAACCTTTTGTTTTTAAGAAAAGTATCGATTACAAGCTGATTGATGAGCTGTCTAGAATAAAGTCAAAGATTAATGAGCGTGTAAAATATAAAAAAGATCATATGAATGTCAAGCTGGGTAAGGGAGGCATAAGGGAAATTGAATTTATCATTCAGGTACTTCAGATACTTAACTACTCCAAATACCCGGATGTCTTTAGACGTAACAGTCTTGAAGCTATTCATGCTCTTAATGAATATAATTTGCTTGGGAAAGATGAAGCTGATTCTCTGAGCGAATCATATATTTTTTTGAGAAAGCTGGAGCATATGGCTCAGATTGAAAAGGGGCTGCAGACGCACAGAGTGCCTATTAATTCCCAAGGATTCGATAAATTTCTTGAGCGCTCCGGATATACAGATAAAGAGGATTTTTTAAAAGACTATAACCACTATACGGGCAGCGTTAACCGTATTTTCAATGATATTCTTAAAGAGAATGAAGTAAATCCTGTATCGATAGTTTTTGATGAGGAAATGGGGAATGAGGATATTGCTGAATATCTTGAAAGCATAGGGATAAAGGATGCCCAAGAGTGTGCCGGGATACTTGCCAAAATTGTCAGCGGCAGAAAATCGCGCCCCCGCAGCGCTTCAGAAACTCAGATTCTGGCAAGGCTTCTCAGTATGGTTATAAACGAGGTTAAAACAACCCAGAATCCTTTAAATACACTTGGCTATTTTGAAAAATTTTTTTCCACGAATAACACCATCCACTTTTTCTTTGATATATTTTGTGAAATGCCTAAAATTTTAAGCAAAATTACTACAATCTTTTCAATCAGCCCCTATCTTTCAAATATTATCATTAAGAACAGCAACATCCTTGATTATATTTATGATCCGAAGAATCCTTTTTACAAAGAAAACGAATTATTCGAAACATTGTATAAATCCATCAAGAATGTAGAGGATGATGAGGAATATGAATATGACATTATCAGAAAAAAGCATCAGGAGTTATTGTTTAACATCAGCTATGCATATATCAATAAAGATATCAATGTAATACAGTTTAACAGATCCCTCAGCAAGCTGGCAAAGGCGACTGTAAAGCTAGCTTTTATAAGAGAAGAAGGAAGGCTTTCCAAAAGATTCGGCAGACCCAAAAATTCGGAGGAAGAAGACTGCGGTTACACAGTAATAGGGATGGGGAAGCTCGGCAGTGAGGAAATGAGTCTGGGAACAGACCTTGATATGATAGTCCTTTATGAAGACGATGGAGAGACGTCCTCTTCCAACAATATCAGCAATAAGGTTTATTACTCTAAACTTGTCCAGAAAGTGATTTCTTTTTTATCCACAATAACTGTTTTCGGCCAGCTTTACAAAATAGATATGAGACTTCGCCCCAGCGGTGCCAGCGGAACACTGGTCACATCGTTAGCCTCCTTTGAAGATTATCAGAAAAGAAAGGCTATGACATGGGAAAAGCAGGCTATGCTGAGGGGAAGTGCTTTTTATTATACAAAAAATTCTTTGAAAGAACATTTTGAAGATGTAAAGAAAGATGTTCTTTTTCGAACCGCAATAAGTAATGATGAAGTTAGAGAAATCTATGATATGAGAAAGCGTATAGAGAAGGAAAAGGGCATTCCGCTGAGTAAAAATAATATAAAAGCCGGTTACGGAGGAATTATTGATATTGAGTTTGCCGTACAGATGCTGCAGCTGGTTTATGGATGCAAATATGAGGAACTGAGGCAGACGAGCACTCACAATGTTCTGCATGCGCTGAAATCAAGCGGCATTCTCAAAGGACGGGATTATTATGCCCTTCATAACAGTTATCTTTTCTATAGAAATCTTGAAAATCTTATAAGAGCTTATCAGAATACTTCGGCTTCGCGTCTGCCCAGAGACAGGGATGTTCTGGAACATATAAGCCTTTTTTTCGGTTTTAAAGACAGCGGGGGGGAGAAATTAATGAAAGAGTATGAGACAGTGCGGAAAACCGTAAGGGCGGCTTTTAACAGAATTTTTGACAAATATTTATGA
- a CDS encoding SoxR reducing system RseC family protein, with product MSNSYTHIVKVVEKQGKNFIKVEVVPMSACASCSIASSCCGGDELSNKKYFVLYNSVNAEVGDEVVISISAKSLFKSVMVVYVIPIILLLVVAGISTALFDKDIYTAVISLGFLVLYFVVIKILIGSGRNLDVKVVSKNQKQTTGM from the coding sequence ATGTCAAACAGCTACACTCACATAGTTAAAGTTGTGGAAAAACAGGGAAAAAACTTCATAAAAGTTGAAGTTGTTCCAATGAGTGCATGTGCTTCCTGCTCGATTGCAAGCAGCTGCTGCGGTGGCGATGAGCTTTCAAACAAGAAGTACTTTGTGCTTTATAACAGTGTAAATGCGGAAGTTGGTGATGAAGTGGTTATTTCCATTTCTGCCAAAAGTCTTTTTAAATCTGTAATGGTGGTTTATGTTATTCCCATTATACTGCTTCTTGTTGTGGCAGGGATAAGCACAGCGCTTTTTGATAAGGATATTTATACGGCTGTTATCTCTCTTGGGTTTCTCGTATTGTATTTTGTCGTTATTAAAATTTTGATCGGCAGCGGCAGGAATCTGGATGTGAAGGTTGTTAGTAAAAATCAAAAGCAGACGACCGGGATGTGA
- the feoB gene encoding ferrous iron transport protein B: MTHKNKYKTLLVGNPNVGKSALFYQLTGKYASVSNYPGTTVSITSGKMSIGEHHEVEIIDTPGFYNMMTITEEEKVTKQIILDENPDAVVHVVDAKNIERMLPLTLQLIEAGLPVILVLNMFDELKNRGMDIQISHLEHDLGIPVVETVAIKGQGVSNLISRITSVAEGRHAYEKLNVNYGKSLEEKISDVQSLIKGDYSISKRSIALLVLQNDRDILTYIKNEPQFNEIRKIAEEEAAAEASLSVSHVLHNLASSIIKEHIKKSTKRQKSSFQGFVDKVTFHPIFSLFIVAIILYYGFYKFVGQFGAGFLVDLIEVNIFENYINPSVNNFFRSILGDTVFFNLFAGEYGIITLGLRYAIAIVLPVVSTFFLLFSVIEDSGYLVRLSMSLDKMFKKIGLSGRSVIPLILGLGCGTMATIVTRTLETKRERFVVTFLLALTIPCSAQLGVILGILGVSFTALAIWFFTILIIFTLAGFVLNRYTKGEPATFFMEIPPIRWPKIGNVLAKTFNRLKWYALEVIPIFVYASILIWVGKITKIFELLTGLLAYPANWAGLPDKMGEIFLYGFFRRDFGAAGMYDLTDVMTLRELVVATVILTLFVPCIAQFSVMIKERGTKTAVLIFLAVIPFAFLVGIILNQILLFWGMA, translated from the coding sequence ATGACACATAAAAATAAATATAAAACTCTGCTTGTGGGTAACCCCAATGTGGGCAAGAGTGCCCTCTTTTATCAGCTTACAGGCAAATATGCTTCTGTTTCGAATTATCCCGGAACAACGGTGAGTATAACTTCAGGAAAAATGAGTATCGGTGAGCACCATGAAGTGGAGATTATAGACACACCGGGTTTTTACAATATGATGACGATAACAGAAGAGGAAAAGGTCACAAAACAGATAATTTTGGATGAAAACCCAGATGCTGTTGTCCATGTGGTTGATGCAAAAAATATAGAAAGAATGCTTCCTCTGACATTGCAGCTGATAGAGGCCGGTCTGCCCGTGATACTAGTGTTGAATATGTTTGACGAGCTGAAAAACCGCGGTATGGATATTCAAATTTCCCACCTTGAGCATGATTTGGGGATACCGGTTGTTGAGACTGTGGCAATTAAGGGTCAGGGAGTAAGCAATCTTATTTCTCGGATAACAAGTGTTGCAGAAGGACGGCATGCTTATGAGAAGCTGAATGTTAATTACGGTAAAAGCCTGGAAGAAAAAATTTCAGATGTACAGTCACTTATAAAAGGTGATTACTCAATTTCGAAAAGAAGTATAGCGCTTCTGGTTCTGCAGAATGACAGAGACATTCTGACATATATTAAGAATGAACCGCAATTTAATGAAATCAGAAAAATTGCTGAAGAAGAGGCGGCTGCAGAAGCAAGCTTATCTGTTTCACATGTTTTGCATAACCTGGCATCATCAATAATAAAAGAGCATATCAAAAAGAGCACAAAGAGGCAGAAAAGTTCTTTTCAGGGGTTTGTGGATAAAGTAACTTTTCACCCTATATTCAGCCTTTTTATCGTCGCAATAATTCTTTATTATGGGTTTTATAAGTTTGTCGGCCAATTCGGAGCGGGTTTTCTTGTGGATTTGATTGAGGTCAACATCTTCGAGAATTACATAAATCCTTCCGTAAATAATTTCTTTCGAAGTATCCTGGGTGATACGGTATTTTTTAATCTTTTTGCCGGTGAATACGGTATTATTACTTTGGGACTCAGGTACGCAATTGCTATTGTTTTGCCTGTTGTGTCAACGTTTTTCCTGCTTTTCTCTGTTATAGAGGATTCAGGTTATCTTGTAAGATTGTCAATGTCTCTGGACAAAATGTTTAAGAAGATAGGTCTTTCCGGACGCTCTGTGATCCCTCTTATTCTGGGCTTGGGATGCGGTACAATGGCTACAATTGTTACCAGAACACTGGAGACAAAAAGGGAGCGTTTTGTTGTTACTTTTCTGCTGGCTCTGACCATACCGTGTTCTGCTCAGCTCGGTGTAATACTGGGTATTCTGGGTGTGTCATTTACAGCACTGGCTATCTGGTTTTTTACAATTCTCATCATTTTTACACTTGCAGGATTTGTTCTCAATAGATACACCAAAGGAGAGCCTGCCACATTTTTTATGGAAATACCCCCTATAAGATGGCCTAAAATCGGTAATGTTCTGGCAAAAACTTTTAACAGGCTTAAATGGTATGCTTTGGAAGTTATCCCCATTTTTGTTTATGCCAGTATTCTGATTTGGGTGGGTAAAATAACCAAAATTTTCGAACTGCTGACAGGACTACTTGCTTACCCGGCAAACTGGGCAGGACTTCCGGATAAAATGGGCGAAATATTTTTATACGGTTTTTTCAGGAGAGATTTCGGGGCAGCCGGGATGTATGATCTGACTGATGTAATGACATTGAGAGAGCTGGTTGTGGCTACGGTAATCTTGACTCTGTTTGTACCGTGCATTGCACAGTTTTCCGTTATGATCAAGGAGCGGGGGACTAAAACTGCAGTTTTGATATTTTTGGCTGTTATTCCCTTCGCATTTTTAGTTGGGATAATTCTTAATCAAATTTTATTATTCTGGGGGATGGCGTGA
- a CDS encoding phosphoribosylaminoimidazolesuccinocarboxamide synthase, translating into MNIVLKTEFTDLDLAARGKVRDIYDLGDKLLIVTTDRISAFDVILPTGIPQKGYVLTQLSKFWFEQTKSIVKNHLITTDVNEMPEECRQYSDILNGRSMLVKKADPFPVECVVRGYITGSGWKDYLRTGKVCGIKLPGNLKESQKLEPPIFTPATKAEIGDHDENISFDKMIEIVGKDNAEKLKELTISIYEFARDLALKKGIIIADTKLEFGVKNGDIILIDEVLTPDSSRFWYEREYEVGKPQNSMDKQFVRNYLETLDWDKRAPGPELPQDVVNKTSEKYMEILNIFNK; encoded by the coding sequence ATGAATATTGTTTTGAAAACAGAATTCACCGATCTCGATCTTGCAGCAAGGGGTAAAGTGCGCGACATCTACGATTTGGGCGATAAACTGTTAATAGTTACTACAGACAGGATTTCGGCATTTGACGTAATACTTCCCACGGGAATTCCCCAAAAAGGGTATGTCTTGACTCAGCTTTCCAAATTCTGGTTTGAACAGACAAAATCAATTGTTAAAAATCATCTTATAACCACAGATGTTAATGAAATGCCCGAAGAATGCCGCCAATATTCCGATATTCTAAACGGACGAAGCATGTTGGTGAAAAAAGCCGATCCGTTTCCGGTGGAATGTGTAGTCAGAGGTTATATAACAGGCTCCGGATGGAAAGATTATCTAAGAACCGGAAAAGTCTGCGGGATCAAACTGCCCGGCAATCTCAAAGAATCCCAGAAGCTTGAGCCTCCGATATTCACTCCCGCAACAAAAGCGGAAATTGGCGATCACGACGAAAATATAAGTTTTGATAAAATGATAGAAATAGTGGGTAAAGATAATGCTGAGAAGCTGAAGGAATTGACAATATCCATCTATGAATTTGCAAGAGATCTCGCCCTTAAAAAAGGAATTATAATTGCGGATACAAAGTTGGAATTTGGAGTTAAAAACGGTGATATCATACTTATAGATGAGGTGTTAACCCCGGATTCTTCCAGATTCTGGTACGAAAGAGAATATGAAGTGGGTAAGCCGCAAAACAGCATGGATAAACAATTTGTACGCAACTATCTTGAAACGCTCGATTGGGATAAAAGGGCACCGGGACCGGAACTGCCTCAGGATGTTGTCAACAAAACTTCTGAAAAATATATGGAAATTTTAAACATTTTTAACAAGTAA
- a CDS encoding thiamine phosphate synthase: protein MKKIIFVLDFDTFKDTLFETALYAAKFDVCIWLRIKGRSGRFVFNTAYKIRKLVPQAHLILSERADIAHLCSFESVHLNAGSPPPQEIRMFFPDLTVGYSAHSKDEIRETEADYYTLSPLFYTKKNYPVAPLENTDLTGINKKIYALGGINSSNISKVKDMGFYGAAGISFVQELPRIKKFFNQP from the coding sequence ATGAAAAAAATAATTTTTGTTTTGGATTTTGATACTTTTAAGGACACTTTATTTGAAACCGCCCTATATGCAGCAAAATTTGATGTATGTATCTGGCTGCGTATTAAAGGCAGAAGCGGCAGGTTTGTTTTTAATACAGCATATAAAATCAGGAAGCTGGTTCCCCAAGCCCATTTGATTTTATCTGAGAGAGCTGATATTGCACATCTCTGCTCCTTCGAGAGTGTTCATCTCAACGCCGGCAGTCCGCCTCCCCAGGAAATCAGGATGTTTTTTCCTGATTTGACAGTAGGATATTCCGCCCATAGTAAGGACGAAATACGTGAAACTGAAGCTGACTATTATACCCTGAGCCCGCTTTTTTATACGAAAAAAAATTATCCAGTGGCACCGCTGGAAAATACAGACTTAACGGGAATTAACAAAAAGATTTATGCTTTGGGAGGAATAAACTCCTCCAATATCTCTAAAGTAAAGGATATGGGGTTCTACGGAGCGGCAGGGATTTCATTTGTGCAGGAATTGCCCCGAATTAAAAAGTTTTTTAATCAGCCCTGA
- a CDS encoding S1 family peptidase → MFRETFLRYRYGCLKLFAREGDSVVFMGSAFIVHNEGYLVTAAHLLYTQQNLLVITGASGDDFHHVSNEEHTPIPVNVVEIDHDRDLALLKIDTEIKIEMPDHLIGVPENVHIGHYVSCVGYPFGFHHVFNQAIQSAIVSAKMKTKNGTNIFLFNSMIHLGTRGGPLIDVEEGRVIGVVAGQFDPFEAAPKFMREEDLPGSSFSYAISIEYVEDMLKEQGVEII, encoded by the coding sequence ATGTTTAGGGAGACTTTTTTACGCTATAGATACGGCTGCCTGAAACTATTTGCCAGAGAGGGAGACAGCGTGGTTTTCATGGGTTCAGCGTTTATAGTTCACAATGAAGGTTACCTGGTAACCGCTGCACATCTGCTTTACACACAGCAGAATCTTCTTGTAATTACAGGTGCATCCGGGGATGATTTTCATCATGTGTCCAATGAGGAGCATACACCGATACCTGTTAATGTGGTTGAAATTGATCATGACAGGGATCTTGCCCTTTTGAAAATTGATACGGAGATAAAGATTGAAATGCCTGACCATCTTATCGGTGTACCGGAGAATGTTCATATCGGTCACTATGTGTCATGTGTGGGCTACCCATTTGGTTTTCATCATGTGTTTAACCAGGCTATTCAATCAGCAATTGTATCAGCAAAAATGAAAACTAAAAACGGAACAAATATTTTTCTGTTTAACTCGATGATACATTTAGGTACCAGAGGCGGACCGCTTATTGACGTTGAAGAAGGCCGGGTTATCGGAGTTGTGGCAGGACAGTTTGACCCATTTGAAGCAGCACCTAAATTCATGAGAGAGGAAGATCTGCCGGGGTCAAGCTTTTCCTATGCCATTTCTATTGAATACGTTGAAGATATGCTGAAAGAACAAGGGGTGGAGATTATTTGA
- a CDS encoding FeoA family protein, translating to MRKRTGKPCTESPAYSGRIKLIEATIGEKYIVESIDKDDPSILRKLCSMGILPGVEVIVRRKQPTIIFEVYHSRFAVDKLIGDKIYVKQLHSHS from the coding sequence ATGAGAAAAAGAACGGGAAAACCCTGCACAGAAAGCCCCGCTTATTCCGGCAGGATAAAACTTATTGAAGCCACGATAGGTGAAAAATATATTGTAGAAAGTATAGATAAAGATGACCCGTCAATATTGCGGAAACTTTGTTCGATGGGTATACTGCCGGGAGTGGAAGTGATTGTCAGACGCAAACAACCTACTATAATATTTGAGGTGTACCATAGCCGGTTTGCTGTCGATAAATTGATAGGAGACAAAATTTATGTCAAACAGCTACACTCACATAGTTAA
- a CDS encoding IclR family transcriptional regulator: MPYKTNVKPIQSVHHALELFEVFRTAEKKEEFGVTELSKTLGLHKNNVFRLLATLESRGYIEQNMNTENYRLGIGIFNLGQKFINKLGILKLAKPFMEKIVEQVNESVYIGILREGSVIYLDIVEAPQTVRIVSRVGRDVPAYCTAIGKAQLAYASEEELNKIYMGARLRRYTDKTITSLPALKKHLRDVGEKDYAIDDEEFEERVRCIAIPIKDYLGVPVSALSVSGPACRMSDEKMTEEILPVLKKYSREISKRLGFQG, from the coding sequence ATGCCGTATAAAACAAATGTAAAGCCGATTCAGTCGGTACATCATGCTTTAGAGCTTTTTGAAGTGTTCAGAACAGCGGAGAAAAAGGAAGAGTTCGGTGTTACAGAGCTCAGTAAAACATTGGGACTTCATAAAAATAACGTTTTTCGTCTGCTTGCAACACTGGAATCAAGAGGTTACATAGAACAGAATATGAACACCGAGAACTACAGACTCGGTATAGGTATATTTAACCTGGGTCAGAAATTTATTAATAAACTGGGAATCCTTAAACTGGCCAAGCCTTTTATGGAAAAAATTGTTGAGCAGGTAAATGAGTCAGTTTACATAGGTATTTTAAGGGAAGGCAGTGTAATATACCTTGATATCGTTGAAGCTCCCCAGACAGTTAGAATTGTTTCACGTGTGGGCAGGGATGTTCCCGCTTACTGTACGGCAATCGGCAAAGCACAGCTGGCATACGCCTCTGAAGAGGAACTGAACAAGATATATATGGGTGCCCGTCTAAGACGCTATACTGACAAAACAATCACATCACTTCCGGCTTTGAAAAAGCATCTCAGAGATGTTGGTGAGAAAGATTACGCAATAGATGATGAAGAGTTTGAAGAGCGTGTCAGGTGTATAGCAATACCTATAAAAGATTATCTCGGTGTACCGGTTTCTGCTCTGAGTGTAAGCGGGCCGGCCTGCAGAATGAGTGACGAAAAGATGACAGAGGAAATTCTTCCCGTTTTAAAAAAGTACTCGAGGGAAATCTCAAAAAGACTGGGTTTTCAGGGCTGA
- a CDS encoding FAD-dependent oxidoreductase codes for MTNKIVVVGGVAAGATAAAKARRTDENAEITLIEKGEYISYANCGIPYHLGGVIPQRDKLLLHTPESFGQRFNVKVLVNTEAVQIDTARKQIKTLSHGKPDYIDYDRLILANGAEPVLPPVKGLNESDFFMLRTVTQMDNIIENIKAYNPNKAVIIGGGYIGVETAEALKNCNLDVTVIEALPYILPGFEPETALKIFETMKTSGINIVSGRKATECIKNDNKQLIKLDDGTEIETDLLIISTGVKPDTKLVETAGIEIGALGGIIVNEKMETSIQDIYAAGDIVEKKNIITGKNCLLPLAVPANKEGRTAGCNAAGGDLKFSGVIGTSVVSFRDACVARTGLTYEEAKRHGFKPDYIYVENSDHAEYYPNPKFIFLKLIFDKDSGKILGASASGTEGVTRRIDIISTAIYAGLKVTDLEQLEFCYSPPHGAAKDIVNISGYVASNELRGIGYGITPQQFLATYKNKNERMHILDVRTPAEYRQYHHEKAENIPLKNLRESLKNLDKTRVIYVYCAVGFRGYIAVKILRFYGFEAYNILGGLEALKRFKKL; via the coding sequence ATGACCAATAAAATAGTTGTTGTGGGCGGAGTTGCTGCCGGAGCAACAGCAGCGGCAAAAGCCAGGCGTACTGATGAAAATGCCGAAATTACATTAATTGAGAAGGGAGAGTATATTTCCTACGCCAACTGCGGTATCCCTTATCATCTCGGAGGCGTAATTCCTCAAAGAGATAAACTACTTTTACATACACCGGAATCTTTTGGACAGCGTTTTAATGTAAAGGTTTTGGTAAATACCGAAGCTGTTCAAATAGACACCGCCAGAAAACAAATAAAAACCCTTTCTCATGGAAAACCGGACTATATAGATTACGACAGGCTGATTCTGGCAAACGGTGCTGAACCAGTACTCCCTCCGGTAAAAGGTTTGAATGAATCGGATTTTTTTATGCTCCGTACAGTTACGCAGATGGATAATATAATTGAAAATATTAAAGCATATAATCCCAACAAGGCAGTCATAATAGGCGGCGGTTATATCGGAGTGGAAACAGCCGAAGCGCTAAAAAACTGTAATCTTGATGTAACTGTAATCGAAGCCCTCCCTTATATTCTGCCAGGCTTTGAACCTGAAACTGCCTTAAAAATATTTGAGACAATGAAAACTTCAGGCATTAACATTGTCTCAGGAAGAAAGGCAACAGAGTGTATTAAAAATGACAATAAGCAGCTAATCAAGCTGGATGACGGCACAGAGATTGAAACAGACCTTTTGATAATCTCCACAGGTGTAAAACCCGACACCAAGCTTGTAGAGACAGCAGGGATAGAAATAGGAGCACTGGGTGGTATAATAGTCAACGAAAAAATGGAAACATCAATACAGGATATTTATGCTGCCGGTGATATAGTGGAAAAGAAAAATATCATTACGGGTAAAAACTGCCTTCTTCCTCTGGCAGTACCGGCAAACAAAGAGGGCAGAACAGCCGGATGCAATGCGGCCGGCGGAGATCTGAAATTTAGCGGTGTTATCGGTACAAGTGTCGTAAGTTTTAGGGATGCATGTGTGGCCAGAACAGGCTTAACTTATGAAGAGGCAAAACGGCACGGCTTCAAGCCTGATTATATTTATGTTGAAAACAGTGATCACGCCGAATATTACCCGAATCCAAAATTTATTTTTCTAAAACTTATTTTTGACAAAGATTCTGGTAAAATTTTAGGAGCATCTGCTTCAGGAACTGAAGGTGTAACAAGGCGAATAGACATAATCTCAACGGCAATTTATGCCGGTCTTAAAGTGACTGATTTGGAACAGCTTGAGTTCTGTTATTCTCCTCCTCATGGGGCAGCAAAAGATATAGTTAACATATCCGGCTATGTTGCTTCAAATGAACTTAGGGGGATTGGATATGGTATTACTCCACAACAATTTTTGGCAACGTATAAAAATAAGAATGAACGTATGCACATACTGGATGTGAGAACTCCTGCAGAATACAGGCAGTACCACCATGAGAAAGCTGAGAACATCCCTCTTAAAAATTTGAGGGAAAGTTTGAAAAATCTGGACAAAACAAGAGTTATATATGTATATTGTGCTGTGGGTTTCAGGGGTTATATTGCAGTAAAAATCTTACGTTTTTACGGATTTGAAGCGTATAATATATTGGGTGGACTGGAAGCCTTAAAGCGATTTAAAAAGTTATGA